One genomic segment of Hymenobacter psoromatis includes these proteins:
- a CDS encoding MraY family glycosyltransferase: MNHFSIYLGLAGLWALLVAMFAVPSIVYIAHLKNLLDTPNGRTVHQSLTPRLGGVAIFAGFMSALTIFAPLSNGVKELLAGCIILFFVGLKDDLVTISVAKKFVGQLLATGVVMIMADVRITSFQGILGIYELSMGFSYGFTFVMIVGITNAINLIDGLDGLAGSIVLIISGTFGYYFYRYGGPAFSNYAFVAVCLIGGVLGFLRYNFHRASIFMGDTGSLVCGFIVSILAIQFIELGSRTGQPFGSAAPAVTLGVLFVPLFDTLRVFTLRMAVGRSPFMPDKNHVHHRIMAMGFSQISTVLLLGLLNVVVILGVINFYSLGNLLLIGILIAFSVLLSVFLGVYQSRAARRQVASPS; the protein is encoded by the coding sequence ATGAACCACTTTAGTATTTATCTAGGATTAGCAGGCCTGTGGGCGCTGCTGGTGGCCATGTTCGCGGTGCCGTCCATCGTCTACATTGCCCACCTCAAAAACCTGCTCGACACGCCCAACGGCCGCACCGTGCACCAGTCGCTGACGCCGCGCCTGGGCGGGGTAGCGATTTTCGCGGGCTTCATGTCGGCACTCACCATTTTTGCTCCGCTCAGCAACGGGGTCAAGGAGTTGCTGGCCGGCTGCATCATTCTCTTTTTCGTGGGGCTGAAGGACGACTTGGTGACCATCTCGGTGGCCAAAAAATTCGTGGGCCAGTTGCTGGCTACCGGCGTCGTGATGATAATGGCCGACGTGCGCATCACCAGCTTTCAGGGTATTCTGGGTATTTACGAGTTATCGATGGGCTTCAGCTATGGCTTCACCTTCGTCATGATTGTGGGCATTACCAATGCCATTAACCTCATCGACGGGCTCGACGGGCTGGCGGGCTCCATCGTGCTCATTATCAGCGGCACGTTCGGCTATTATTTCTACCGCTACGGCGGCCCGGCGTTCAGCAACTATGCCTTCGTGGCTGTGTGCTTGATTGGCGGCGTGCTGGGCTTTTTGCGCTACAACTTCCACCGGGCCAGCATTTTCATGGGTGATACCGGCTCGTTGGTGTGCGGGTTCATCGTGTCCATCCTGGCCATTCAGTTTATCGAGCTGGGTAGCCGCACGGGGCAGCCGTTTGGCAGCGCGGCCCCGGCCGTGACGCTGGGCGTGCTCTTCGTCCCGCTCTTCGACACGCTGCGCGTTTTCACGCTGCGCATGGCCGTGGGCCGTTCGCCCTTCATGCCCGATAAAAACCACGTCCACCATCGCATCATGGCGATGGGTTTCTCCCAAATCAGCACCGTGCTGCTGCTGGGATTGCTCAACGTAGTGGTTATTCTAGGAGTAATCAACTTCTATTCATTAGGTAATTTGCTGCTGATTGGTATCCTGATAGCTTTTTCGGTGCTACTGAGCGTGTTTTTGGGCGTGTATCAGAGTCGGGCTGCCCGGCGGCAAGTCGCTTCTCCGTCCTGA
- a CDS encoding DUF4271 domain-containing protein, protein MLRHLGRLLAAGWLLWGVGGASLARAGEYRPLPPAPTSGLAPDNWLLHDVAGNRLILYLPGYHALAHTYYQWVRLLPRQPFRLSFSAAPGLSLFLDNQLIFTAPSAGHYTVDLAAVAPAARPGLPHLLAVWQPEGYPVLTSFSTEVEMPTPGAAATAAAPALASPLTLRVPTRQSDNVLLVLLLVLGLLYGVVRATYPVGLARILQVDELFGSSAEPQAFLARPAFTWLNLTLVGLFSLSLALLLTALHTDLSSLPLLQRVLKVPESAIVARVSLYTGLVVSFIVGKYLLVELLSYIFDLRLLVNIHYREFLRTTLLLGLLLPLVSLFYLGLNARWPGIVGVANACVLLLLTATVLRVARTLHQRASLLNLHLFAYLCATEVLPLAVLLKLIVFTYPA, encoded by the coding sequence TTGCTCCGCCACCTCGGCCGGCTGCTAGCCGCTGGCTGGCTGCTATGGGGAGTAGGGGGCGCGTCGCTGGCGCGCGCCGGCGAATATCGCCCCCTACCCCCCGCCCCCACCTCCGGCCTGGCTCCCGACAACTGGCTACTGCACGATGTGGCCGGCAACCGCCTTATCCTCTACCTACCGGGCTACCACGCCCTTGCCCACACCTACTACCAGTGGGTGCGGCTACTGCCCCGGCAACCCTTTCGGCTCTCTTTTAGCGCAGCTCCCGGCCTGAGCCTTTTTCTGGATAACCAGCTCATTTTTACGGCTCCTAGTGCTGGGCACTATACTGTAGACCTAGCTGCTGTAGCCCCGGCCGCGCGGCCGGGGCTGCCGCACCTGCTGGCCGTGTGGCAGCCCGAAGGCTACCCGGTGCTTACTTCCTTCAGCACAGAGGTGGAAATGCCCACGCCTGGCGCTGCCGCCACCGCGGCTGCGCCCGCCCTAGCCAGCCCCCTTACGCTGCGCGTACCCACCCGGCAAAGCGATAACGTGTTGCTAGTGTTGCTGCTGGTGCTGGGGCTGCTCTACGGTGTGGTGCGGGCTACTTATCCAGTGGGTCTTGCGCGCATTCTGCAAGTAGATGAGCTATTTGGCAGTTCCGCCGAGCCGCAGGCTTTTCTGGCCCGCCCGGCCTTCACCTGGCTCAACCTCACGCTGGTCGGGCTGTTTTCGCTGTCGCTGGCCCTGTTACTCACGGCCCTGCACACCGACCTGAGCAGCCTCCCCTTGCTCCAGCGCGTGCTGAAGGTACCCGAGTCGGCTATCGTGGCGCGCGTCTCGCTCTACACAGGGTTGGTTGTGAGCTTTATAGTGGGTAAATATCTGCTGGTTGAGCTGCTGAGCTACATCTTCGACCTGCGGCTACTAGTCAATATTCACTACCGCGAGTTCTTGCGTACCACGCTGCTGTTGGGCCTGCTGCTACCCCTAGTGTCATTGTTCTACCTGGGGCTGAACGCGCGGTGGCCCGGCATTGTTGGCGTGGCCAATGCTTGCGTGCTGCTGCTGCTCACGGCTACCGTACTGCGGGTGGCGCGAACTTTGCACCAGCGGGCATCCCTGCTTAATCTTCACTTGTTCGCTTACCTTTGTGCTACCGAAGTACTGCCACTGGCTGTTTTATTGAAGCTCATCGTGTTTACCTATCCTGCTTGA